Proteins found in one Paenibacillus dendritiformis genomic segment:
- a CDS encoding non-ribosomal peptide synthetase, translating into MGLASRLDRLAVAASQKSKERDYWLAALSGEYDKSGFPCDDARGTGMQAEEAPLCLPPELTARLLQVSNGSDSKLHVVLCAALAALLAKLANRSDVVIGTPIYRQREEAEFINAVLPLRAKLDGSLSFRQCLLQMQETIVGAVEHQSYPMELAARQLGLPADDPLAHPLFETALLLDNIHDERYFRDVKWKTLFRFRRTEDGIEGAIQYNARLYRSGTMASLASRYTLLLREALANPDQPLRSIPVLLPGEKERLLGPLAGGSSEYPREQAVHRLFEEQAARTPDAPAVVSQEGRLTYGELNAKAKQLARRLRAAGLEAGEIVGLLLAPSADMLVGMLAALKAGGAFLPIDPDYPDERIAFMLEDSGARVVLTQRHLAGRTAGREALCLDEAGLFGGDAENGTAADPEALAYVIYTSGSTGLPKGVMIEHRSLVNLACWHNRAFGVTPSDRSIKYAGFGFDASVWEVFPYLLAGAAIHIVPADIRLDARKLNGFFAEQGITIAFLPTMMCEQFMDLPDRRAETLRILLTGGDRLKRYAPGSFRLFNNYGPTENTVVTTFAEIGTDEGVIPIGRPIDNTRVYVLDRDLQLLPPGVPGEICVAGAGLARGYLGRPELTAERFVPHPLVPGERLYRTGDLGRWLPDGMLEYCGRQDDQVKVRGYRIEPGEIEMLLRAHEEVREAVIRVREDENGQNMLCAYYTGPAGLSAAELRDYLAPQLPAYMIPSYFVRLERLPVTANGKLDTKALPNPKEIVHTGKEYVAPRGDIESALVRIWAEVLSIREDKVGVQDTFFDLGGNSFQLVQVVNKLTEAFGREIPVPVMFQYTTIAALGGYLQRLDSGEAQRPEDMADNEEIDAGFATMEQTLLILEGAHDD; encoded by the coding sequence ATGGGGTTGGCAAGCAGATTGGACAGATTGGCGGTGGCCGCTTCCCAAAAAAGCAAGGAGCGGGACTATTGGCTGGCCGCCTTATCCGGAGAATACGACAAGAGCGGCTTTCCTTGCGACGATGCGCGCGGAACCGGAATGCAGGCGGAAGAAGCCCCGTTGTGCCTGCCGCCGGAGCTGACGGCCCGCTTGCTGCAAGTAAGCAACGGATCGGATTCGAAGCTGCATGTGGTGTTATGCGCCGCGCTCGCGGCCTTGCTGGCCAAGCTGGCGAACCGGAGCGATGTCGTCATCGGGACTCCGATTTACAGGCAGCGGGAGGAAGCCGAATTCATCAATGCCGTGCTTCCGCTGCGGGCCAAGCTGGATGGCTCCCTCTCATTCAGGCAATGTCTGCTTCAAATGCAGGAGACGATAGTGGGAGCCGTCGAGCACCAGAGTTATCCGATGGAGCTCGCAGCCCGGCAACTGGGCCTTCCGGCTGACGATCCGCTCGCCCATCCGCTGTTCGAGACGGCATTGCTCCTGGACAATATTCACGATGAGCGGTATTTCCGGGACGTGAAATGGAAGACATTGTTCCGCTTCCGCAGGACGGAGGACGGGATTGAAGGGGCAATCCAATATAATGCGCGGCTATATCGCAGCGGCACCATGGCAAGCCTCGCTTCCCGTTACACGCTCCTGCTGCGGGAGGCGCTGGCGAATCCCGATCAGCCGCTGCGGAGCATCCCTGTCCTCCTGCCGGGGGAGAAGGAGCGGCTTCTCGGCCCATTGGCCGGAGGCTCGTCCGAGTATCCGCGGGAACAGGCCGTGCACCGCTTGTTCGAGGAACAGGCGGCGCGCACGCCGGACGCTCCGGCCGTCGTCAGCCAGGAAGGACGGCTGACGTATGGCGAGCTGAACGCAAAGGCCAAACAATTGGCCCGGAGGCTGCGGGCGGCCGGATTGGAGGCGGGCGAGATCGTCGGCTTGCTGCTCGCCCCCTCCGCCGACATGCTGGTCGGCATGCTGGCCGCATTGAAGGCCGGAGGCGCATTTTTGCCGATAGATCCGGATTATCCCGACGAGCGCATCGCCTTCATGCTGGAGGACAGCGGCGCGCGCGTGGTGCTGACGCAGCGGCATTTGGCCGGGAGAACGGCCGGCCGCGAAGCGCTGTGCCTCGATGAGGCGGGGCTGTTCGGCGGGGACGCGGAGAACGGGACGGCGGCCGATCCCGAAGCGCTGGCTTATGTCATCTACACGTCGGGCTCTACCGGACTGCCGAAGGGCGTCATGATTGAGCATCGCTCGCTCGTCAATCTGGCGTGCTGGCATAACCGCGCCTTCGGCGTGACGCCATCCGACCGCAGCATCAAGTACGCCGGATTCGGCTTCGACGCTTCGGTATGGGAGGTGTTCCCGTATCTGCTGGCAGGGGCAGCCATTCATATCGTGCCTGCGGACATCCGGCTGGATGCGCGCAAGCTGAACGGCTTTTTTGCGGAGCAGGGCATTACGATCGCCTTCCTGCCGACCATGATGTGCGAGCAGTTCATGGATCTGCCGGATCGGAGAGCGGAGACCCTCCGGATACTGTTAACGGGCGGAGACCGCTTGAAGCGCTACGCGCCGGGGAGCTTCCGGCTCTTCAACAATTACGGGCCGACCGAGAATACGGTGGTGACCACATTCGCCGAAATCGGGACGGATGAAGGCGTCATCCCGATCGGACGGCCGATCGACAATACGCGAGTGTATGTGCTCGATCGCGACCTTCAACTGCTTCCGCCGGGCGTGCCGGGCGAAATATGCGTCGCGGGCGCAGGCTTGGCCCGCGGCTATCTCGGCCGGCCGGAGCTGACGGCGGAGAGGTTCGTGCCCCACCCGCTCGTTCCGGGGGAGCGTCTGTACCGGACGGGCGATCTGGGGCGCTGGCTCCCTGACGGCATGCTGGAGTACTGCGGCCGTCAGGATGATCAGGTGAAGGTGCGGGGGTACCGCATCGAGCCCGGAGAGATCGAAATGCTGCTTCGCGCGCATGAGGAAGTCCGCGAGGCGGTGATCCGGGTCCGGGAGGACGAGAACGGCCAAAACATGCTTTGCGCTTACTATACCGGCCCGGCCGGCTTGTCCGCGGCCGAGCTGCGGGACTATCTGGCCCCGCAACTGCCGGCTTATATGATTCCGTCCTATTTCGTCCGCCTGGAGCGGCTCCCCGTGACGGCGAACGGGAAATTGGACACCAAGGCTTTGCCCAATCCGAAGGAGATCGTTCATACCGGCAAGGAATATGTCGCGCCGCGCGGCGACATCGAGAGCGCGCTGGTCCGGATCTGGGCCGAAGTATTGTCCATTCGCGAGGATAAAGTCGGGGTGCAGGATACCTTTTTCGATCTGGGCGGGAACTCGTTCCAGCTCGTGCAGGTAGTCAACAAGCTGACAGAAGCGTTCGGCCGGGAAATTCCCGTGCCCGTGATGTTCCAGTACACGACGATTGCGGCGCTCGGCGGTTATCTGCAGCGGTTGGACAGCGGCGAAGCGCAAAGACCGGAAGATATGGCGGACAACGAGGAAATAGATGCGGGATTCGCAACGATGGAGCAGACGCTGCTCATATTGGAGGGGGCGCACGATGACTAA
- a CDS encoding type I polyketide synthase, producing the protein MTKSQQTQAATGLEIAVIGMAGRFPGARNIEEYWDNLKNGKESVRFFSDEELEAAGVDSELIRNPRYVKAKAVVPDAEWFDSDFFDYSPREAEVIDPQLRIFHECAWEALEHAGCDPEQTNGAIGLFAGASASIYWQLVAMLSRSESTAEQFAALALSDKDFLSTRISHKLNLKGPSVNVDSACSTSLLAIHMACRALLTGECRIALAGGVTVTVPRTEGYLYEEGMVSSPDGHCRAFDAKAKGTVGGEGAGIVVLKPLKQAIADGDCIYAVIKGSASNNDGTRKVGFSAPSIEGQAEVIRAAQRMGRIVPESISYVEAHGTGTALGDPVEIEALKLAFQTEKTGFCRIGSVKTNIGHLNSAAGVAAFIKTVLSLHHKQLPPSLHFETPNPKIDFANSPFIVNTELIPWTNERYPLRAGVSSFGIGGTNIHVVLEEAPPQPDGDEGRAAQLVLLSAKTESGLEQATARLGAHLREHPGLPLSDVAYTLQIGRRAFRHRRMFVCSSAEEARELLETLPPDRVHSRSCDNDQARLVFMFPGQGAQYVNMGLDLYKREPDFREAVDRCCDIVRPLLDADLKELLYPAGNDAAADCAERIKQTDVTQPLMFIFSYALAQLLMKWGLKPSALIGHSAGEYVAACLAGVMTLEEALELVALRGRLMHGMPPGAMLSVPLPEQELKPLLADGVSIAAVNGAALCVASGPHDAIDRLERQLAEAGHACSRLHTSHAFHSAMMEPIMEPFRRKVSEMTLRAPAIPYISNVSGTWITAEEAVEPEYWVRHLRGTVRFADGLRELLRDGKAVFVEAGPGNALSAFVRRHPDKTARHAAVNLVRHPKEQARDDEYLLQQVGRLWLEGARPDWRAFHAGERRKRTALPTYPFERRRYWVDPPFEVDVLKQGLARKRNPDSRPQDSAGFAKRNTVREWLYAPVWERSFLQEETGSERSGSFWVVFSPEDGIIPRLVDRMREAGRNVVAVHPSDSFSPLNDWTYRINPGEPEHYERLLRTLTEAGRAPHRIIHAWLTAEAADTGNAEARIPSDEDRALDRGYYSLLALARAIGSCGIQEELHLAVVTSHMQEVTGDERLQPEQAAAIGACLVIPQEYGHVRCRSIDIADSLRQSEPERQQALVERLHAEIAAPSDDLFVAYRGAHRWVQKYARLPAPAAGTGLRKHGVYLITGGLGGIGLTLAEHLAKTVQAKLILVGRSGLDGEGAAKRGALDELERYGSEVLVCKADVCDEARMKQVAAEAVARFGAIHGVIHAAGISDGALIQRRTRETDERALAAKVNGTRVLDRVLAGMRLDFLVLCSSLTTALGGVGQAGYCAANAYLEAYACRKRAEGGTPVIAIAWDGWQAVGMAAAAEQEIAAIAAQAGVRAQGPDKLTRLLPEEGVAVFRQALACRRPQVLVSTTDLPLRVHAARASTLHSLMDKERDGTGPQAARSDVGTAYAPPEDELEQTMADLWRDYLGLDQVGLHDNFFELGATSLDIIQMNAKLQRALGREVAVVDMFTHPTIHSLAESLRRAADKETVPPEETADRSERIHDGKNRLKQRLQKRERT; encoded by the coding sequence ATGACTAAGAGCCAACAGACCCAAGCGGCGACCGGACTCGAAATTGCCGTGATCGGCATGGCGGGGCGATTTCCCGGCGCGCGGAATATAGAGGAATATTGGGACAATCTGAAAAACGGGAAAGAGTCGGTCCGCTTCTTTTCCGATGAAGAGCTGGAGGCGGCCGGTGTCGATTCCGAGCTGATCCGCAACCCGCGCTATGTGAAAGCGAAGGCGGTTGTGCCTGATGCGGAATGGTTTGATTCCGACTTTTTCGATTACTCGCCGCGCGAGGCGGAGGTCATCGATCCGCAGCTTCGCATCTTTCATGAATGCGCTTGGGAGGCGCTGGAGCATGCTGGCTGCGATCCTGAGCAGACGAACGGCGCCATCGGGCTGTTCGCCGGCGCTTCGGCAAGCATTTACTGGCAGTTGGTGGCCATGCTGTCGCGCAGCGAGAGCACGGCCGAGCAATTCGCGGCGCTGGCTTTATCGGACAAAGATTTTTTGAGCACGCGAATTTCTCACAAGCTGAATTTGAAAGGGCCGAGCGTGAACGTCGATTCCGCCTGCTCCACTTCGCTGCTGGCGATCCATATGGCCTGCCGGGCGCTGCTGACGGGCGAGTGCAGGATCGCATTGGCCGGCGGAGTGACCGTGACGGTTCCCCGCACGGAAGGCTATCTGTATGAAGAAGGGATGGTCAGTTCGCCGGATGGGCATTGCCGGGCGTTTGACGCCAAAGCGAAGGGGACCGTCGGAGGAGAAGGGGCGGGAATCGTCGTGCTCAAGCCGTTGAAGCAGGCCATCGCCGACGGCGACTGCATCTATGCGGTCATCAAGGGTTCGGCGTCCAACAATGACGGCACGCGCAAGGTGGGATTCTCCGCTCCCAGCATCGAGGGCCAGGCGGAGGTCATTCGGGCGGCGCAGCGCATGGGCCGGATCGTCCCGGAGAGCATCAGCTATGTGGAAGCTCACGGCACAGGCACCGCGCTCGGCGATCCGGTCGAGATCGAAGCATTGAAGCTGGCTTTTCAGACGGAAAAAACAGGGTTTTGCCGCATCGGATCCGTCAAGACGAACATCGGCCATTTGAACAGCGCCGCCGGTGTCGCGGCGTTTATCAAGACCGTGCTGTCCCTGCATCACAAGCAGCTTCCGCCGAGCCTGCATTTCGAGACGCCCAATCCCAAAATCGATTTTGCGAACAGCCCGTTCATCGTCAATACGGAGCTAATCCCGTGGACGAACGAGCGCTATCCGCTGCGGGCCGGCGTCAGCTCATTCGGCATCGGCGGAACCAATATCCATGTCGTGCTTGAGGAAGCCCCGCCGCAGCCGGACGGAGACGAGGGGAGAGCGGCGCAGCTCGTGCTGTTGTCCGCCAAGACGGAATCCGGACTGGAGCAAGCCACGGCCCGTCTGGGGGCTCATTTGCGGGAGCATCCGGGCCTCCCGCTGTCCGATGTGGCCTACACGCTGCAGATCGGCCGCCGGGCGTTCCGGCATCGGCGCATGTTCGTCTGCTCCTCCGCGGAGGAAGCGCGGGAATTGCTGGAGACCTTGCCCCCGGATCGGGTTCACAGCCGGAGCTGCGACAACGACCAGGCCCGGCTGGTGTTCATGTTCCCCGGTCAAGGCGCGCAGTACGTCAACATGGGACTTGATCTATATAAGCGGGAGCCGGACTTCAGGGAGGCGGTGGACCGGTGCTGCGACATCGTCCGTCCGCTGCTGGACGCGGATCTGAAGGAATTGCTGTATCCGGCCGGGAATGACGCCGCTGCCGATTGCGCGGAGCGCATCAAGCAGACCGACGTGACCCAGCCGCTCATGTTTATTTTCTCCTATGCGTTGGCGCAGCTCCTGATGAAATGGGGCTTGAAACCGAGCGCCTTGATCGGCCATAGCGCCGGCGAATACGTGGCCGCGTGCCTGGCGGGAGTGATGACGCTGGAAGAAGCGCTGGAGCTGGTCGCGCTGCGGGGGAGACTGATGCACGGCATGCCGCCGGGAGCGATGCTCAGCGTGCCGCTGCCGGAGCAGGAGCTGAAGCCGCTTCTCGCTGACGGCGTCTCGATCGCGGCGGTGAACGGAGCGGCGCTGTGCGTCGCATCGGGGCCGCATGACGCGATTGACCGGCTGGAACGGCAGCTTGCCGAAGCGGGGCATGCCTGTTCGAGGCTCCATACCTCCCATGCCTTTCATTCGGCGATGATGGAGCCGATCATGGAGCCGTTCCGCCGGAAGGTCAGCGAAATGACGCTCCGTGCGCCGGCCATTCCTTATATTTCAAATGTAAGCGGAACCTGGATCACGGCGGAGGAAGCCGTCGAGCCGGAGTATTGGGTCCGGCATTTGCGCGGCACCGTCCGTTTTGCGGACGGTCTCCGCGAACTGCTGCGGGACGGCAAAGCCGTGTTCGTGGAAGCGGGTCCGGGCAACGCGCTAAGCGCATTCGTGCGCCGGCATCCCGACAAGACGGCGCGCCACGCGGCCGTCAATCTCGTCCGGCATCCGAAGGAGCAAGCCCGCGACGACGAATATTTGCTGCAGCAGGTCGGACGGCTGTGGCTGGAAGGAGCCCGGCCGGATTGGAGAGCGTTCCATGCGGGCGAGCGGCGCAAGCGGACGGCTCTGCCGACCTATCCGTTTGAACGCCGCCGTTATTGGGTCGATCCGCCGTTCGAGGTCGATGTTCTGAAGCAGGGGCTCGCGCGCAAGCGGAACCCGGATTCACGCCCGCAAGACAGCGCCGGGTTCGCCAAACGGAACACGGTCCGCGAGTGGCTGTACGCTCCGGTGTGGGAACGATCGTTTTTGCAGGAAGAGACGGGCTCCGAGCGTTCAGGAAGCTTCTGGGTCGTCTTCTCGCCGGAGGACGGGATCATCCCGCGGTTGGTTGACCGCATGCGGGAAGCTGGCCGCAATGTCGTCGCCGTGCATCCTTCGGATTCATTCTCGCCATTGAATGACTGGACATACCGGATTAATCCCGGGGAACCGGAGCATTATGAGCGTCTGCTGCGGACGCTGACGGAAGCCGGAAGAGCGCCGCACCGAATCATTCACGCGTGGCTGACGGCGGAAGCCGCAGACACCGGGAATGCGGAAGCACGCATCCCTTCCGATGAAGACCGGGCGTTGGATAGAGGCTATTACAGTCTCCTCGCGCTCGCGCGGGCCATCGGATCTTGCGGAATTCAAGAGGAGCTGCACCTTGCGGTCGTGACCTCCCATATGCAGGAAGTGACAGGCGACGAGCGGCTGCAGCCGGAACAAGCGGCGGCGATTGGCGCTTGTCTGGTCATTCCGCAAGAGTACGGCCATGTGCGCTGCCGCAGCATCGATATCGCGGATTCGCTCCGGCAGAGCGAGCCGGAACGGCAGCAAGCCCTGGTCGAGCGCTTGCACGCGGAGATAGCCGCCCCTTCCGACGACCTGTTCGTCGCTTACCGCGGGGCGCACCGCTGGGTGCAAAAATACGCTCGGCTGCCGGCGCCCGCAGCCGGTACCGGCCTGCGGAAGCACGGGGTGTACTTGATCACGGGAGGGCTTGGCGGCATCGGCTTGACGCTGGCGGAACATTTGGCCAAGACGGTGCAGGCGAAGCTGATTCTGGTGGGACGTTCGGGACTGGACGGCGAAGGAGCGGCCAAGCGCGGCGCACTGGATGAACTCGAGAGGTACGGCTCCGAGGTGCTTGTCTGCAAGGCGGATGTGTGCGACGAGGCGCGAATGAAGCAGGTCGCCGCCGAGGCCGTGGCCCGCTTCGGGGCGATTCATGGCGTCATCCACGCGGCGGGGATATCCGACGGAGCGCTCATTCAGCGGCGCACGCGGGAGACGGATGAACGCGCCCTGGCGGCCAAGGTGAACGGGACGCGGGTGCTCGACCGGGTGCTGGCCGGCATGCGGCTTGATTTCCTGGTGTTGTGCTCTTCTCTGACCACCGCGCTGGGCGGCGTCGGCCAAGCCGGCTATTGCGCGGCCAATGCGTATCTCGAAGCTTACGCTTGCCGCAAGCGGGCGGAGGGCGGCACGCCTGTCATCGCCATTGCGTGGGACGGCTGGCAGGCTGTCGGCATGGCCGCGGCAGCCGAGCAAGAGATCGCGGCGATTGCGGCGCAGGCGGGCGTCCGGGCTCAGGGTCCGGACAAGCTGACGCGGCTGCTGCCGGAAGAAGGAGTGGCGGTCTTCCGGCAAGCGTTGGCATGCCGCCGGCCGCAAGTGCTGGTCTCGACGACGGATTTGCCGCTGCGGGTACATGCCGCGCGCGCATCGACGCTGCACTCGCTGATGGACAAGGAACGGGACGGAACCGGCCCGCAAGCGGCCCGTTCCGATGTCGGCACGGCATATGCTCCGCCGGAGGACGAGCTGGAACAGACGATGGCGGACCTGTGGCGGGATTATCTTGGCCTCGATCAGGTCGGCCTGCACGACAACTTTTTTGAGCTTGGCGCTACTTCCCTCGATATCATTCAAATGAATGCGAAGCTGCAGCGCGCGCTGGGGCGGGAAGTGGC